A stretch of DNA from Candidatus Krumholzibacteriia bacterium:
ACAAGGAAATGCGCCAGCGCCTCCTCGATTTCGAGGAGAAGCTGGCGGAGTACCGCAACATGGAGAAGGCGCTGCGCGACACCTTGCTCACCGCCGAACGGGTCATGACCGAGTCCAAGGAGAGCGCCCAGCGCGAGGCGGCGCTCCTGCTGCGCGAAGCCGAGCTGCAAGCGCAGCGCGCCACGGTGCGCATCTCCCAGGACGTGATCCGCCTGCGGCGGGAACTCGTGGAGCTGCGGCGCATGAAGGACGCCTATCTCGGGCGACTGCGCTGGCTGGTGCGCGGCCATCTCGAGATGATCGAAGCCCACGCCCAGGAATTCGTCGAGGCCGACGCCACCCTCGGCCCGCCGGAGGAAGCCGAGCCGGGAAGGGAAGCGCCGCCGCGCGACGGGCGTCCGGCGCCGGAAGCGGGACGCGCTGCGGCGTCGCCCTCGCAGGAAACCGCGCCCGCCGAGCTCCGTCGCGGTGAGGCGCGGCCGCCGGCTTGAGAAGGCGCTGGAGGCGAAGCTATGCGCGAGCGGGCCGGACGAGACAACGGGCTCTACGAGCGCATCCAGGAAACGAGCGCTTTCTTGCGCGAGCGCCTGCAAGGCTCGCCCCGCTTCGGCCTCATCCTCGGCACCGGGCTCGGCAACCTGGCGGCACACATCGAGTCCCCGGTCTCGATTCCCTACGACGACATTCCCCACTTCATGCCCTCCACCGCCGAAGGCCACGCGGGCAACCTGGTGAGCGGCCGTCTCGGAGGCCAGGACGTCGTGGCCATGCAGGGGCGCGTGCACTACTACGAGGGCTATACGATGCAGGAGATCACTTTCCCGGTGCGGGTCATGAAGGCCCTCGGGGTGGACTCCCTCGTCGTTTCCAACGCGGCCGGGGGCATGAACGGGCAATACCGTCCGGGTGATTTGGTGGCCATCGTGGACCACATCAACCTGATGGGGGACAATCCCCTCATCGGTGCCAACGACGAGCGCCTGGGTGAGCGCTTTCCGGACATGTCGGAGCCCTACGACCGGGGCTATCTGCGCCGCCTGCAGGCGGTGGCGCTGCAACAGCAGCTCCGCCTGCACCAAGGAGTGTTCGTGGCCGTCGCCGGCCCGAACCTGGAGACGGCGGCGGAGTATCGTTTCCTGCGTCAGCTCGGCGCCGACGTGGTGGGGATGTCCCTGATTCCGGAGGTGCTGGTGGCCCGGCACTCGGGCCTGCGGGTGCTGGCGCTGACGGTGGTCACGGACGAGTGTTTTCCCGATTGTCTGCAGCCGGCGGACGTGGCCAAGATCATCAAGACTGCCAACGAAGCCGAGCCGGTCCTGAGCCGGCTGGTGCTCGAGTTCCTGCGTGGTGCGGACGCGGTGTGAGCGCCGCAGGGCGAGCGAGGAGGATCCTGTTGGACGCGAAAGAACTGCAGCAGTGGCGCGAGAAGCTGCAAGTCGAAAGCGAACGCATCCGGGTGGAGCTGGAAGCCCTCAAGGAGATCACTGCATCCACGGCGCGGGAATCTTCCGGGGATCTCTCCAGCTACGCCAGTCACATGGCCGATCAGGGCACCGACACGATGGAGCGGGAAAAGGCCTTTCTCTTCGCCAGCCAGAAGCGCAAGCGCCTGGAGGAGCTCGGCACTGCCTTGCAACGCATCGATGCCGGCAGCTTCGGCTTCTGCGAGGTGTGCAGCGGACCCATCCCGGCACGCCGGTTGGAGCGCATGCCCGGCGCCACCACCTGCGTTCCCTGCAAGGAAAAGCAGGAGAAGCAGGAGCAGAGGACATAGTTGTCCGCCGAACTGCACCTGCGCGTGGACGCGGCCATGCAGGGCACGCGCATCGACCGCTTGCTGGCCTCGCAGTTCCCGGACATCACCCGCTCGCGTTTCCAGAAGCTGCTCCGCGATGGTTGCATCACCGCCCGGGGCAAGAAGGTGCGCAGCGCCTACCGCGTCCTGGAAGGGGACGACATCCGGGTGCGACTGCCGCCGCCGGAGCCGCTCCAGCTCCAGCCCGAAGCCATCCCGCTCGCCATCCGTTACGAAGATGCCGATCTCATCGTCGTCGACAAACCGGCGGGGATGGTGGTGCACCCGGCGGCCGGGAACCGGCGCGGCACCCTGGTGCAGGCGCTGCTGCACCATTGGCCCCAGCTCGAGGGCGGCAGCGATGCGGCCCGTCCCGGCATCGTGCACCGCTTGGACAAGGACACCTCGGGATTGCTGGTGGTGGCGAAGAACGAGCGCGCCCATGTGCGCTTGGCGGCGGCGCTGCAGTCGCGGCAGGTGCGCCGGGAATACACCGCCTTGGTGTGGGGCGCGGTGCGCTCGAGCGGGCGGATCGACGCTCCCATCGGCCGGGATCCGGTGCAACGCCAGCGCATGTCCGTCAAGAGTCGTCGCGGCAAGCCCGCGGTGACCCACTTTCGGACGCTGGAACGCTTCGCCTTCACGACGCTGCTCGCCGTGCGACTCGACACCGGCCGCACCCATCAGATCCGCGTGCACATGGCGAGCCTCGGGAATCCGGTCTTCGGCGACGCTGCCTACGGGGGGCGGAATTCCCGTTTGACTCGCCTCGCGCCAGGACTTAGAGTCCAAGCTGGGAGAGCGCTCCAGTCCATGCCGCGTCAGGCCCTGCATGCGACGCGCTTGTCCTTCCAGCATCCGGTGACGGGGGTCGACGTGGCCTTCGAGTCCCCGCTGCCGGGTGATTTCTCCGCGACCCTCGCCATGCTGCGTCCTTCAGCGCCGGGAGACCGCGCATGACCATCCGCCAGCGAGAGGTCGGGGGCGTCGTCGTCCTGGACATCGACGGCAAGATCGTCGGCGGTGTGGACCACGACCTCTTCCAGGAGAAGCTGCAGTCCTTGCTCACGGCGGGGAAGCCCAACTTCCTGGTGAACCTGGAAAACGTGAAGTGGGTGAACAGCACCGGTCTGGGCGTGCTGATCGCCGGCTTCCGGACGGTGCAGACGGGGGGCGGCAGGCTCAAGCTGGTGCACGTCTCCGAGCGCATCCAGAGCTTGCTCCACATCACCCGACTGACCACCCGTTTCGAGCTGTTCGAGCGCGAAGACGAGGCCATCGCCAGCTTCGCCTGACGGCTATTCGGCACGGCCGCGAAAGGTGCGGACAGGGCATGTCGGACGACCAGCGCGGCAGCATCGAACTGCGCCTGCCGAGCCAGCTGCGCTTCCTCGGCGTCGTGGATGCGGTGGTGCAGAGCTTCTCCAGCGAGTTCGGCCTCGCCCAGGACGACATCAACAACCTCAGCACCGCGACGATCGAAGCCGCCGCGAACGCCATGGAGCACGCCAACAAGTTCGACGCCAGCAAGAGTGTGCTGTTGCGGTTGCAGGGCCAGGGGGCGGCGATCGACGTCACCATCGAAGACGAGGGTCAGGGGTTCGATCCGCGGCCGTACGAGCGCGAGCTGACCGCGGAAGATCTGCTCAAGTTGCGCGGCCGGGGTATTTTCATCATGCGTTCGTTCATGGACGAGGTCCGCTTCGCCCGCACCTCGCGCGGCAGCATGCGGGTGCACCTGCGCAAGGTCGGCCGCCCGAGCCAGGACGATTCGGGGCGAAAGGACGCGGCCCGCGGTAATTGATGCGCGGTCGCCGGACACCGCGCCGGAATGCAGTCTCGGCCCGTTGGCGCCGCGGGTCGGGGAGGGCTTCCTCGCCGGGCTGGCTTCGGCTGCCGCCGTAGGGCGAGGTTCCCGCATGAGCTATTCGCTCTTCCTTTCTTCTTTCTACTTGGTCGGCGGCGTCGTCATCCTCTTTTTCGGCGTCGTCATCCTGCGCGAGCAACCCCGCAGTCCGGTGCACCGGGCGACGGCCCTCATGCTCTTCTCCGGGGCCCTCGGCACCATCCTCGGCGCCCTCGGCCAGCTCCTGCAGCTGCGCGAAGCCACCGCCGGTCCGGTGGCCGCCGGCGGTTACTTGCGTCACTTCGCCTATCTCTGGGAGTTCTTCTTCCCCTCCCTCCTCTACTTCTCCCTGGTCTACCCGGTGCAGCAGCACTGGGTGCGGCGGCGCCAGGTGCTGGAGGTCGCCCTCTATGTCCCGCACTTCTTCCACCTGACGCTGGTGCTGTTGCTGGGGGAGACGGCCCGGCTCACCCGGCCCTTCGACGTCCTGCTGGAGCACGGTGGCAGCGGCGGCATCACCGATTTCCTCTCCACCGTGATGGGCCTGGTGGACGTGGTGGTGGCACTCATGAACAAGGTGCACCAGCAGCTCTTCTCGCTGGTCAACGTGGCCTATGCCGGGGTCGGGCTGGCGCTGCTCTGGCGCAGCCGGGCGCACGTGGTGGTGCCGCGCTTGCGCGGCCAGGTGGCCATCGTCTTCGGTGGCCTCGCCCTCGGCGTGGTGGGCTACGTGGCGGCAGTGCTGCTCCCCTTGCTGCGACCCTATCGGGACAACACCAGCCTCATGGTCTTCCTGATCAGCGTGGCTTTGATCGTGGCGAGCGTGACCATCGCCTATGCCATCGTGCGCCACAAGTTCCTGGACATGCAGAACCTGGCGCGGCGCTCCATCCTCTACGGCACCACCGCCCTGGTCTTCGCCCTCGTCTACCTCCTGGTGGTGAAGCAGATCACCCGCTTCAGCGCCCAGGTCTTCGGACCCACCACCGAGGTCATCGAGGCCGGGTTCATCGTGCTCTCCATCATCATTTTCCAGCCCCTGCTCACCACCGTGGAGGATCTCATCGAGGGCGTCCTGCGGAGCGGCGAGAAGAGCGACCCGCAGAGCATCATCGCCGGTCTCGGTCGCCAG
This window harbors:
- a CDS encoding DivIVA domain-containing protein; translated protein: MRLTPLDIREQQFRRVMRGMDPDEVTAFLTSVAGEFEALLGENKEMRQRLLDFEEKLAEYRNMEKALRDTLLTAERVMTESKESAQREAALLLREAELQAQRATVRISQDVIRLRRELVELRRMKDAYLGRLRWLVRGHLEMIEAHAQEFVEADATLGPPEEAEPGREAPPRDGRPAPEAGRAAASPSQETAPAELRRGEARPPA
- a CDS encoding purine-nucleoside phosphorylase, which encodes MRERAGRDNGLYERIQETSAFLRERLQGSPRFGLILGTGLGNLAAHIESPVSIPYDDIPHFMPSTAEGHAGNLVSGRLGGQDVVAMQGRVHYYEGYTMQEITFPVRVMKALGVDSLVVSNAAGGMNGQYRPGDLVAIVDHINLMGDNPLIGANDERLGERFPDMSEPYDRGYLRRLQAVALQQQLRLHQGVFVAVAGPNLETAAEYRFLRQLGADVVGMSLIPEVLVARHSGLRVLALTVVTDECFPDCLQPADVAKIIKTANEAEPVLSRLVLEFLRGADAV
- a CDS encoding TraR/DksA C4-type zinc finger protein, translated to MDAKELQQWREKLQVESERIRVELEALKEITASTARESSGDLSSYASHMADQGTDTMEREKAFLFASQKRKRLEELGTALQRIDAGSFGFCEVCSGPIPARRLERMPGATTCVPCKEKQEKQEQRT
- a CDS encoding RluA family pseudouridine synthase; translation: MQGTRIDRLLASQFPDITRSRFQKLLRDGCITARGKKVRSAYRVLEGDDIRVRLPPPEPLQLQPEAIPLAIRYEDADLIVVDKPAGMVVHPAAGNRRGTLVQALLHHWPQLEGGSDAARPGIVHRLDKDTSGLLVVAKNERAHVRLAAALQSRQVRREYTALVWGAVRSSGRIDAPIGRDPVQRQRMSVKSRRGKPAVTHFRTLERFAFTTLLAVRLDTGRTHQIRVHMASLGNPVFGDAAYGGRNSRLTRLAPGLRVQAGRALQSMPRQALHATRLSFQHPVTGVDVAFESPLPGDFSATLAMLRPSAPGDRA
- a CDS encoding STAS domain-containing protein; this translates as MTIRQREVGGVVVLDIDGKIVGGVDHDLFQEKLQSLLTAGKPNFLVNLENVKWVNSTGLGVLIAGFRTVQTGGGRLKLVHVSERIQSLLHITRLTTRFELFEREDEAIASFA
- a CDS encoding ATP-binding protein — translated: MSDDQRGSIELRLPSQLRFLGVVDAVVQSFSSEFGLAQDDINNLSTATIEAAANAMEHANKFDASKSVLLRLQGQGAAIDVTIEDEGQGFDPRPYERELTAEDLLKLRGRGIFIMRSFMDEVRFARTSRGSMRVHLRKVGRPSQDDSGRKDAARGN